A region of Sulfuricurvum sp. DNA encodes the following proteins:
- a CDS encoding DNA methyltransferase yields MNIAQIESNLQELIENFTPQTFVFDLLSGYGFPKAAIARLEKGDLNQLESKGELTHRKQLFFKVAPSNELHALIDELANDQKASKNTPRFIIVTDYETLLAVDTKTKDTLDIKLLDLTKHYDFFLPWAGMERAQHKDENPADVKAAEKMAKLYDEIVKENAPKTHDEVHALNVFLTRLLFCYFAEDTNIFADNQFTKAIDAHTQVDGSDLDAYLQRLFDVLNTEKRDELLPEYLKAFPYVNGGLFRDRVALPRFTMKSRNIMIEVGTLNWSEINPDIFGSMIQAVVTPEHRGGMGMHYTSIPNIMKVIEPLFLNDFYEEFEQSKENKNKLLAFHGRLTNLKIFDPACGSGNFLIIAYKELRKLEMKIFKQIDALASQRSFAFSEIKLSQFYGIELDDFAHEVAILSLWLAEHQMNLEFFRAFGRTSPTLQLHQGGNIVQGNATRLNWEEVCPKEDGDEIYILGNPPYVGSRIQDDNHKEDMEIVFKKDYKSIDYIACWFYKGANYIRDFKAKLAFVSTNSISQGEQVALVWPRVLNKNLEIFFAHQSFKWTNNAKANAAVIVVIIGIRNIDNNPKYLFKNNFKFDVKNISPYLMNGKTIFIQAYNTPISNLPEINFGNMPADGGKLLLTTEEKNRLIEKEPNSAKWIKKLISSREFLNGQEKWCLWLEGISENTLLNLPLVKERVDAVREIRKKSSRPKLAEIPHLFAQITQPANKNCIVIPKYSSENRRYIPIGYFDSEHKTNDSCFSVATNDISIFGILTSEMHMVWMRAVGGRLKTDYRYSKDIVFNSFPFPNISDQQKEMIAEHVFNILHEREQHSEKTLAQLYDPDKMPSGLREAHHQLDLAIERCYRVKPFESDEERLEYLFKMYEEMTGKEGK; encoded by the coding sequence ATGAACATCGCTCAAATCGAATCGAACCTCCAAGAACTCATTGAAAACTTTACCCCTCAAACCTTCGTATTTGACTTATTATCGGGATACGGATTCCCTAAAGCCGCCATCGCACGTTTGGAAAAAGGGGATCTCAATCAGCTCGAATCCAAAGGCGAATTGACCCATCGAAAACAACTCTTTTTCAAGGTCGCTCCCTCAAATGAACTTCACGCCCTCATCGATGAACTAGCCAACGATCAAAAAGCATCCAAAAACACCCCCCGTTTTATCATCGTCACCGATTACGAAACACTCCTCGCCGTTGATACCAAGACCAAAGATACCCTCGATATTAAACTGCTTGATTTGACGAAGCATTATGATTTCTTTTTGCCGTGGGCAGGTATGGAGAGAGCGCAACACAAAGACGAAAATCCCGCCGATGTTAAAGCGGCGGAGAAAATGGCAAAGCTCTACGATGAGATCGTCAAAGAGAACGCTCCGAAAACCCACGATGAAGTTCACGCCCTTAATGTCTTTTTGACCCGGTTGCTGTTTTGTTATTTCGCCGAAGATACCAATATTTTTGCCGATAACCAGTTCACCAAAGCGATCGATGCCCATACTCAGGTCGATGGTAGCGATCTGGATGCCTACCTCCAACGTCTCTTTGATGTTCTCAACACCGAAAAACGTGATGAATTGCTCCCTGAATACCTCAAAGCATTCCCGTACGTCAACGGTGGACTTTTCCGTGACCGAGTTGCACTGCCGCGCTTTACGATGAAATCTCGCAATATCATGATCGAGGTGGGAACCCTTAACTGGTCGGAGATTAACCCCGATATTTTCGGCTCAATGATTCAAGCGGTTGTCACCCCTGAACACCGTGGTGGTATGGGGATGCACTACACCTCTATCCCCAACATCATGAAAGTAATCGAACCGCTGTTTCTGAATGATTTTTATGAAGAATTTGAGCAGAGCAAGGAAAACAAAAACAAACTCCTCGCCTTCCATGGACGGCTCACCAATCTCAAAATTTTCGACCCTGCCTGCGGAAGTGGTAATTTTCTCATCATCGCCTACAAAGAACTTCGAAAACTGGAGATGAAAATTTTCAAACAAATCGATGCTCTCGCCTCTCAACGTTCATTTGCATTCTCTGAAATCAAGCTCTCTCAGTTTTACGGTATCGAACTCGATGACTTCGCCCATGAGGTTGCTATCCTCTCGCTATGGTTAGCAGAACATCAGATGAATTTGGAGTTTTTCCGAGCGTTCGGTCGAACCTCTCCGACACTGCAATTGCACCAAGGGGGCAATATCGTTCAAGGCAATGCGACACGATTAAATTGGGAAGAGGTGTGTCCGAAAGAGGATGGGGATGAGATTTATATTCTGGGGAATCCACCATATGTAGGTTCAAGAATACAAGATGACAATCACAAGGAAGATATGGAAATTGTTTTCAAAAAAGACTATAAAAGCATTGATTATATAGCTTGTTGGTTTTATAAAGGTGCAAATTATATTAGAGATTTTAAAGCAAAACTAGCGTTTGTAAGTACCAATTCTATTAGTCAAGGTGAACAGGTAGCTTTAGTTTGGCCAAGGGTTCTTAATAAAAATCTAGAAATATTTTTTGCGCATCAGTCTTTTAAATGGACCAATAATGCAAAAGCAAATGCAGCAGTTATTGTAGTAATTATAGGTATTCGTAATATTGATAATAATCCGAAATACTTATTTAAAAATAATTTTAAATTCGATGTGAAAAACATTTCACCATATCTTATGAATGGTAAAACAATTTTTATTCAAGCTTATAATACACCAATATCTAATCTTCCTGAAATTAACTTTGGTAATATGCCTGCAGATGGTGGAAAATTGCTATTAACAACGGAAGAAAAAAATCGATTAATAGAAAAAGAACCTAACTCTGCGAAATGGATAAAAAAATTAATTTCATCAAGAGAATTTTTGAATGGACAAGAAAAGTGGTGTTTATGGTTAGAAGGAATTAGTGAAAATACTTTATTGAATTTACCACTAGTTAAAGAAAGAGTAGATGCCGTAAGAGAAATAAGAAAAAAATCGTCAAGACCAAAATTAGCTGAAATCCCACATTTATTTGCACAAATTACGCAACCAGCAAATAAAAATTGTATTGTTATTCCAAAATATTCTTCTGAAAATAGACGTTATATACCAATTGGTTATTTTGATAGTGAGCATAAAACCAATGATAGCTGTTTTAGTGTAGCTACAAATGATATTTCAATTTTTGGCATTCTAACTTCTGAAATGCACATGGTTTGGATGAGAGCAGTGGGAGGGCGATTAAAGACAGATTATAGATACTCTAAGGATATTGTTTTTAATTCCTTTCCTTTCCCAAATATTTCAGATCAACAAAAAGAAATGATTGCCGAACACGTTTTTAATATCCTCCATGAGCGGGAACAACATTCCGAAAAAACACTCGCCCAACTCTACGACCCCGACAAAATGCCATCAGGTCTCCGTGAAGCCCACCATCAACTCGATTTAGCGATAGAGAGATGCTACCGTGTCAAACCGTTTGAGAGTGATGAAGAACGGTTGGAATATCTCTTCAAGATGTATGAAGAGATGACAGGGAAAGAGGGGAAATAA
- a CDS encoding recombinase family protein, which translates to MKIGYARVSSHGQSLDNQLETLVKAGCERIFSEKISGAKEDRKEFKAMLDFAREGDQIIVSKLDRLSRSLFELQKCAKKLEEKKIDLMALEQGIDTSNPTGRLLFNIIGVVAEFEREMINERTAEGRKKAKDKGVVFGKPKKLVKKDVESMANMIVMGTPKSEIVKLYGVGRTSVFRYLREHGYSSDGSRK; encoded by the coding sequence ATGAAAATTGGATACGCTAGGGTTAGTAGCCACGGACAGTCTCTTGATAATCAACTAGAGACACTAGTCAAAGCTGGATGCGAGCGCATATTTAGCGAAAAGATCAGTGGAGCCAAAGAAGACCGCAAAGAGTTTAAAGCCATGCTCGATTTTGCAAGAGAAGGCGATCAAATCATCGTCTCAAAACTTGACCGCCTTTCCCGCTCGCTATTTGAGCTTCAAAAATGCGCCAAAAAGCTTGAAGAGAAGAAAATAGACCTGATGGCGCTAGAGCAAGGAATCGACACTTCTAACCCCACCGGAAGGCTTCTATTCAACATCATTGGGGTCGTCGCTGAATTTGAACGTGAAATGATAAACGAACGCACCGCCGAAGGGCGGAAGAAAGCAAAAGATAAAGGCGTTGTCTTTGGCAAGCCAAAGAAGTTGGTAAAAAAAGATGTGGAGTCAATGGCAAATATGATCGTCATGGGCACTCCAAAAAGTGAAATTGTGAAGCTTTACGGTGTTGGGCGAACAAGCGTGTTTCGATATTTACGCGAGCATGGCTACAGCAGTGATGGCAGTAGAAAATAA
- a CDS encoding 4-fold beta flower protein, whose amino-acid sequence MTDYIYNSNGKAIGYLRGKYLHSMSGQAVGQLNGTHVHKLSGQYIGELHDQMILDKHMGNFGNIGNPGNPGNAGNPGNPGNRGSKNYGYRDVSSELFDT is encoded by the coding sequence ATGACAGATTATATTTACAACTCTAATGGAAAAGCAATAGGATATCTTCGAGGTAAATATCTTCACTCAATGTCAGGTCAAGCCGTCGGTCAACTTAATGGAACTCATGTCCATAAATTGTCAGGACAATATATTGGTGAACTTCACGATCAAATGATATTAGATAAACATATGGGTAACTTTGGCAACATTGGTAATCCAGGTAACCCTGGAAATGCAGGAAACCCCGGTAATCCAGGTAACAGAGGTAGTAAAAATTACGGATATCGTGATGTTTCATCAGAACTATTCGATACGTAA
- a CDS encoding NYN domain-containing protein, producing MPKKIDIEFGMSTSDELQDNHETGILYTEEDWAHVEYDLDISPAKSSKYKTIAPKRKGRNAKPYLVLWDIENINFPHDRIVIETLLKKIGVRYSMKYISYHIRMDRVIPWWLQQYGDNIEWRKIQLRRLGWVLEEKKDADKQLKKLYYQFVDRISGVVIISADSDFMEIAEDATKRGLNTSVLFDLKIPKWTEQIHGLNTQQLREKEES from the coding sequence ATGCCAAAAAAAATAGATATCGAATTTGGCATGTCTACCAGTGATGAGCTTCAAGATAATCACGAGACAGGCATTCTCTATACCGAAGAGGACTGGGCACATGTTGAATATGATCTAGATATCTCACCGGCAAAAAGTTCAAAATATAAAACTATTGCGCCAAAACGTAAGGGACGAAACGCTAAGCCTTACTTGGTTTTATGGGACATTGAAAACATAAATTTCCCACACGACAGAATTGTTATCGAAACCCTACTCAAAAAAATCGGGGTCCGCTATTCAATGAAATATATCTCCTATCACATACGTATGGATCGGGTAATCCCGTGGTGGCTCCAGCAATACGGAGACAATATTGAGTGGAGAAAAATTCAGTTGCGTCGTTTAGGCTGGGTACTCGAAGAAAAAAAGGATGCGGATAAACAGCTCAAAAAGCTCTACTACCAGTTTGTCGATCGGATCTCTGGAGTGGTCATTATCTCCGCTGATAGCGATTTTATGGAAATTGCGGAAGACGCGACAAAGAGAGGACTAAACACTAGCGTATTGTTTGATCTTAAAATCCCAAAATGGACTGAACAAATACACGGATTGAATACACAACAACTGCGTGAAAAGGAAGAATCATAA
- a CDS encoding HEPN domain-containing protein yields MQIRKQTTKLVEELISLRNSRKSADDFNFNFLINFYEISKLMNSHLKKSESSSEELKLIAHRQYFVFLVSCWETFFRDFFIYIHSKDEESISSLMKKMNIYDDSISLKNITLPELLSKSFNFQNIMDIESAFNTLWGSDFFNYVCNTETGYCGIGGEITKSFSINNLFSDWDNVIKTTFDIRHKVIHDANFRPEFDALFIQKAESLFLIVPQLVTYFLIVRFDLEHVYLSHNGVTVPSIFTIHDILGQWQEVRESKD; encoded by the coding sequence ATGCAAATTAGAAAACAAACTACAAAATTGGTCGAAGAACTAATAAGTCTCAGAAATAGTCGAAAATCTGCTGATGATTTTAATTTTAATTTTCTTATCAATTTTTATGAAATTAGCAAATTGATGAATTCTCATTTGAAGAAAAGCGAATCATCATCTGAAGAATTGAAATTAATAGCGCATAGGCAATACTTTGTATTTTTAGTAAGTTGTTGGGAAACATTTTTTAGGGATTTCTTTATTTATATTCATTCAAAAGATGAAGAGTCAATAAGTAGTTTGATGAAAAAAATGAATATATATGATGATTCAATTAGCCTCAAGAATATTACATTGCCTGAGCTATTGAGTAAAAGTTTCAATTTTCAGAATATTATGGATATAGAATCGGCATTCAATACATTATGGGGATCTGATTTTTTTAACTATGTTTGTAATACAGAAACTGGTTATTGCGGTATAGGAGGAGAGATCACAAAATCCTTTTCCATTAATAACTTATTTTCTGATTGGGATAATGTAATTAAAACAACATTTGATATTCGTCACAAGGTTATTCATGATGCAAATTTTCGACCAGAATTTGATGCTCTATTTATACAAAAAGCCGAATCCTTATTTTTAATTGTTCCTCAACTCGTTACCTATTTTTTGATTGTTCGTTTCGATTTAGAACACGTATATTTATCTCATAATGGGGTTACGGTTCCAAGTATATTTACAATACATGATATTCTTGGTCAGTGGCAAGAAGTTAGAGAAAGTAAAGATTAA
- a CDS encoding AbiV family abortive infection protein, translating to MEIFELIQNMVRTDENLIRNAEELDKAIDHIIQLVQDACTLYFAGSYSSSAFLSITACEEVAKAHIGSFTNGKHPENKGRNVFQDHKTKHIMAALPTVPMGQRLEDALGKGELQRIMNMAQNAGFIQTRENALYFQREKGSLAIPSEKIDKNLARSSTLFAIEVFDDTLVGMTNYSFEMVGVTDTLFEQIKNT from the coding sequence ATGGAAATATTTGAACTCATACAAAACATGGTAAGAACAGATGAAAATCTAATTAGAAATGCTGAGGAATTGGATAAGGCAATTGATCATATTATTCAGCTTGTCCAAGATGCATGCACACTATATTTCGCCGGCAGTTATTCTAGTTCGGCATTTTTGAGTATCACAGCCTGCGAAGAAGTTGCAAAAGCTCACATTGGCTCCTTTACAAATGGAAAGCATCCAGAAAATAAGGGCCGTAATGTTTTCCAAGACCATAAAACTAAACATATTATGGCCGCCTTGCCAACAGTACCGATGGGCCAGCGCTTAGAAGACGCTCTAGGGAAAGGTGAGTTACAGCGTATTATGAATATGGCTCAAAACGCTGGCTTTATCCAAACTAGGGAAAACGCCCTGTACTTTCAAAGAGAAAAAGGTAGTTTGGCTATACCCTCTGAAAAAATTGATAAAAATTTAGCACGCTCTTCGACCCTGTTCGCCATAGAGGTTTTCGATGATACCCTAGTGGGCATGACTAACTATTCATTTGAAATGGTCGGCGTTACTGATACTCTGTTCGAACAAATCAAAAATACATAA
- a CDS encoding AAA family ATPase: MQIKKVYIENFKSFKKLELDLNSGINIIVGNNEAGKSTILEAIHLALTGLLNGKYLKNDLTEYLFNFECRQEYLANPETLPYILIEIFFEDGKYPLFEGNSNYEKKDKESGVSFKIAFDEKYQNEYNELLKDKDNIKTLPIEYYEIYWSSFARDSITSRSIPIKSAFIDSSSNRFQNGSDVYLSRIIRENLDENDLVKISQAHRKMRDAFMEDESIQTINSKVRTHTTLTAKELALSVELVSKNAWESSLMTYFDDIPFHYIGKGEQCIIKTDLALSHKKSKESNLLLIEEPENHLSHTKLNALINKIKTGNEDKQIIMSTHSSFVANKLGLEHLIFLNDKQTIRLNQLSPDTQKFFEKIAGYDTLRLILCKKAILVEGDSDELVIQKAYMLQNSGKLPIEDEVDVISVGVAFKRFLEIAEKINKEVVVVTDNDGDIEAVNKKYENYLGTNAKPNIKICFDSTVETGELKIANKPYNYNTLEPKILKSNNLSKLNTIFETSHATEDELRKYMKSNKTECALKIFDTKEEMIFPDYILEAIKLDA; the protein is encoded by the coding sequence ATGCAAATAAAAAAAGTTTATATTGAAAATTTTAAAAGCTTTAAAAAGCTAGAGTTAGATTTAAATAGCGGTATTAATATTATTGTAGGAAATAATGAAGCGGGTAAATCTACGATTTTAGAAGCTATACATTTAGCTTTAACAGGATTGTTAAATGGAAAATATCTAAAAAATGATTTAACAGAATATTTGTTTAATTTCGAATGTAGACAGGAGTATTTAGCAAATCCAGAGACTTTACCATACATACTTATTGAAATATTTTTTGAAGATGGCAAATATCCACTTTTTGAAGGTAATTCAAATTATGAAAAAAAAGACAAAGAAAGTGGTGTTTCATTTAAGATTGCATTTGATGAAAAATACCAAAATGAATACAATGAGCTTTTAAAAGATAAAGACAATATAAAAACCTTACCAATAGAATATTATGAAATTTATTGGTCTTCATTTGCACGAGACAGTATTACTTCGAGAAGTATTCCTATTAAGTCGGCCTTTATTGACTCTTCCTCTAATCGTTTCCAGAATGGCTCTGATGTTTATTTGTCGAGAATTATTAGAGAAAATTTAGATGAAAATGATTTAGTAAAAATTTCTCAAGCTCATAGGAAAATGAGAGATGCATTTATGGAAGATGAAAGCATCCAAACAATCAATTCAAAAGTTAGAACTCACACGACGCTGACAGCCAAAGAGTTGGCATTATCTGTAGAATTAGTTTCAAAAAATGCTTGGGAAAGTAGTTTGATGACATATTTTGATGATATCCCATTTCATTATATCGGCAAAGGGGAGCAGTGTATTATCAAAACTGATTTGGCATTAAGTCATAAAAAAAGTAAAGAATCAAATTTACTTTTGATTGAAGAGCCAGAAAATCACCTAAGTCATACTAAGCTAAATGCTCTAATCAATAAAATCAAGACTGGAAATGAAGATAAGCAAATCATAATGTCAACTCATAGCAGTTTTGTAGCGAATAAATTAGGTTTAGAGCACTTGATCTTTTTGAATGACAAACAAACAATACGACTCAATCAATTGTCACCAGATACGCAGAAGTTTTTTGAAAAAATAGCTGGTTATGATACTTTGAGATTGATTTTGTGTAAAAAAGCGATACTGGTCGAGGGTGATTCCGATGAACTTGTAATCCAAAAAGCCTATATGCTTCAAAATAGTGGAAAACTACCTATTGAAGATGAAGTAGATGTTATATCAGTTGGTGTTGCATTTAAGCGATTTTTGGAAATTGCGGAAAAGATAAATAAAGAGGTTGTTGTAGTTACAGACAATGATGGTGATATTGAAGCTGTAAATAAAAAATATGAAAATTATTTGGGAACAAATGCCAAGCCAAATATCAAAATTTGTTTTGATAGCACTGTAGAAACTGGTGAATTGAAAATTGCCAATAAACCTTATAATTACAATACATTAGAACCTAAAATATTAAAATCAAATAACTTGTCAAAATTGAACACAATTTTTGAAACATCACATGCTACAGAAGATGAATTAAGAAAATATATGAAAAGCAATAAAACAGAATGTGCTTTAAAAATTTTTGATACAAAAGAGGAAATGATTTTTCCTGATTATATTTTAGAGGCAATAAAATTAGATGCCTAA
- a CDS encoding tetratricopeptide repeat protein, producing the protein MFEPVKQLIIKQLIEEISTLNATNIELIGHNVVSYIESKRLIHHGINKDYMPSGYTVDTFSDDSDIVVEYSAEKGYFEDQSPKDTIPAKYEKIEKDIEHAIKHKLPTGPAKIYLISTQEEPPSFRAKYNATPIAKSYGSKTIIYDARELAKLIYEQSIESPTNEECYRQFLPTFAQNIDNYEYYGKVPGLCEKHISEPIILRAIKNHFTHGKQLCVLNGVSGAGKTQAVVDYIHSENSNFENILWISGDDWKPDTSLHSVKRSRGGVPINVAGSFNTSKTLLVIDNLDRTVELSQFSELDVGFTKGGLVLITSQLSDVGNEFYLSIPALSEDIAMKILGEDLSNPSDKCEEIVKACSFSPLILSTIRNLIDNENISKNELYTEVLSDPEAITGKDGLSIMSRILSKLNGKLLEALKKIANSGSNQHDFNFLNYFIGILHRHSLQKLSILLQTNIPGILKVHDLITKAVQDNLNTIGISTSIEEYINQNSIEMSPSVLREIHICYTQLCEENKRRGDREPDWITYALLQVEGEAKEDIYRNIFEKDILNAKSVASLLCIIDAKETHSYSIKDKDARSSYYEKCAEEYRIGIESIQNEDFKAELLHHRGKALRRYKRYDEALACFTQLLKLKPNWHATYGQIAHLGTQYGVDTSIKESGEEAMRKLVDFMIEDFSIVPLRVSLGALARLRSYQKLKNDLVSNREKVIALANIITISALEGLDQFYEAYVSFTSMFGYQYPEICVELAETLPEMFTMPPEAIDKYQWVSACEALTNTAIAAKSSGKIDLYNKMSNASLTFADKINDKEVLNSFNARAVAKAYIVAEKPQSAIDAIAKVSEQDINHWLLYRKAEALLALDDSSVFDVANNALDLALEDEKAKDNLSSYYDLKRQYYEKAGKISEALVEAKHAVENCKDGKYKLSLENALLRLEALQT; encoded by the coding sequence ATGTTTGAGCCTGTAAAACAACTGATCATAAAACAATTGATTGAAGAAATAAGTACCCTTAATGCGACCAATATTGAACTCATTGGACACAATGTAGTTTCATATATTGAATCGAAAAGATTGATTCATCATGGTATCAATAAAGACTATATGCCAAGTGGTTATACAGTTGATACTTTTTCTGATGATTCAGATATTGTTGTTGAATACAGTGCCGAAAAAGGATATTTCGAGGATCAATCCCCAAAAGATACTATACCAGCAAAATATGAAAAGATTGAAAAAGATATTGAGCATGCTATCAAACATAAGCTCCCCACTGGACCTGCAAAAATATATTTAATTAGCACGCAAGAGGAACCACCTTCTTTTCGTGCAAAATATAATGCCACACCAATTGCAAAGTCTTATGGATCAAAAACTATTATTTATGATGCACGAGAACTTGCAAAATTGATATATGAACAATCAATTGAAAGTCCTACAAATGAAGAATGCTATAGACAATTTCTTCCTACTTTTGCACAGAATATTGATAATTACGAATACTATGGAAAAGTGCCAGGACTATGTGAAAAACATATTTCTGAGCCAATAATATTACGTGCAATAAAAAATCATTTTACACATGGAAAGCAGCTATGTGTGCTTAACGGAGTTAGTGGAGCAGGAAAAACACAAGCAGTTGTTGACTATATTCATTCTGAAAATTCAAATTTTGAAAATATCCTCTGGATTTCTGGTGATGATTGGAAGCCGGACACTTCACTGCATTCTGTTAAAAGAAGCCGAGGTGGGGTTCCTATTAATGTTGCAGGTTCATTTAACACATCGAAGACTCTTCTTGTAATTGATAACCTTGACCGAACTGTTGAGCTTTCACAATTTTCAGAACTTGATGTTGGTTTTACAAAAGGTGGTCTCGTACTTATCACATCACAACTATCTGATGTAGGAAACGAGTTTTACTTATCAATTCCAGCATTGTCTGAAGATATCGCAATGAAAATTCTTGGAGAAGACCTTTCTAACCCATCTGACAAATGTGAAGAGATAGTAAAGGCATGTAGTTTTTCCCCTCTTATACTTTCCACGATAAGAAATCTAATTGATAATGAAAATATTTCAAAAAATGAACTGTATACGGAAGTATTGTCTGATCCTGAAGCTATTACTGGGAAAGATGGTTTGTCAATTATGAGCCGAATTTTAAGTAAGCTCAACGGTAAGCTTTTAGAAGCACTTAAAAAAATTGCAAATTCAGGTTCGAATCAGCATGATTTTAACTTTCTAAATTATTTTATTGGAATTCTGCATCGGCATAGCCTTCAAAAGCTCTCAATATTACTCCAAACAAATATTCCGGGCATCCTTAAAGTCCATGATCTCATAACAAAAGCTGTTCAAGACAATTTAAACACCATTGGTATTTCTACTTCGATCGAAGAATATATCAATCAAAATAGTATAGAAATGTCGCCGAGTGTTCTAAGAGAAATTCATATTTGCTACACGCAACTTTGTGAAGAAAATAAACGTCGTGGAGATCGTGAACCTGATTGGATTACTTATGCACTGCTTCAAGTTGAAGGAGAAGCTAAAGAAGATATTTACAGAAATATTTTTGAAAAAGATATATTAAATGCAAAAAGCGTTGCATCCCTTTTATGTATTATTGACGCAAAAGAAACACATTCATATTCTATTAAAGATAAAGATGCACGTTCTTCTTATTATGAGAAATGTGCAGAAGAATACCGAATAGGAATAGAAAGCATTCAAAATGAAGATTTTAAAGCCGAGTTACTTCATCATAGAGGTAAGGCATTGCGAAGATATAAAAGATATGATGAAGCTCTCGCGTGTTTCACACAATTATTGAAATTAAAGCCAAATTGGCATGCTACTTATGGACAAATTGCTCACCTCGGAACTCAGTATGGTGTAGATACATCAATCAAAGAAAGTGGCGAAGAAGCAATGAGGAAGCTAGTGGATTTTATGATTGAAGATTTTTCAATTGTGCCATTGCGTGTTTCACTGGGTGCTCTTGCACGCTTGCGATCCTACCAAAAACTAAAAAATGATCTTGTATCAAATAGAGAGAAAGTCATTGCACTTGCAAATATCATTACGATATCAGCACTTGAAGGACTAGATCAGTTTTACGAAGCATATGTTTCATTTACCTCTATGTTTGGATACCAATATCCTGAAATTTGTGTAGAACTCGCAGAAACACTCCCAGAAATGTTCACAATGCCACCAGAAGCAATAGATAAATATCAGTGGGTTAGTGCATGTGAAGCACTTACAAATACTGCAATTGCGGCAAAAAGTTCGGGAAAAATAGATTTATATAACAAAATGTCTAATGCCAGTCTCACTTTTGCAGATAAAATCAATGACAAAGAGGTTTTAAACTCCTTTAATGCCCGTGCAGTTGCAAAAGCTTATATCGTAGCTGAAAAACCACAGTCGGCTATTGATGCCATTGCAAAAGTATCGGAGCAAGATATTAATCATTGGTTGTTGTATCGTAAAGCTGAAGCACTTTTAGCACTAGACGACTCTAGTGTATTCGATGTTGCGAATAATGCACTTGACTTAGCGCTTGAAGATGAAAAGGCAAAAGACAACCTTTCATCCTATTATGATTTAAAACGTCAATATTATGAGAAAGCAGGAAAGATTTCTGAAGCTTTAGTTGAAGCTAAACATGCTGTTGAAAACTGTAAAGACGGAAAATATAAACTGTCTCTTGAAAATGCGTTATTACGACTTGAAGCATTACAAACATAA
- a CDS encoding helix-turn-helix transcriptional regulator, translating into MQESIVFSDDEISLIYKRIGENVKKYRELKGMSQLQLSNAMGYSSVSLVSAAELCSDGKHFNLEHLYKIAKILDVEMCELIKN; encoded by the coding sequence ATGCAAGAATCAATAGTTTTTTCTGATGATGAAATCAGTTTGATATATAAAAGAATCGGAGAGAATGTTAAAAAATACCGAGAACTAAAGGGGATGAGCCAGCTTCAGCTCTCGAATGCCATGGGATACAGCTCGGTGAGTCTTGTGTCGGCAGCAGAACTATGTAGTGATGGAAAGCATTTTAATCTTGAACATCTTTATAAAATTGCAAAAATACTTGATGTTGAAATGTGTGAGCTAATAAAAAATTAA